In Microbacterium sp. SLBN-146, one genomic interval encodes:
- the leuS gene encoding leucine--tRNA ligase, which produces MSQTLPPETDAHSDGAFDAYAIQQKWQARWSEADPFRAGGAGDTRPRKYVLGMFPYPSGDLHMGHAESYAYVDIVARFWRHRGYNVLNPIGWDSFGLPAENAAIQRGADPREWTYANIAQHKKSFREYGSSYDWSRILHTSDPEYYRWNQWLFQALYERGLAYRKESPVNWCPNDQTVLANEQVVDGHCERCGAEVVKKKLTQWYFKITDYADRLLDDLNQLEGFWPQKVIRMQRNWIGRSVGADIEFEIEGRDERVTVFSTRPDTLHGATFFVVAPDSDLAAELVAGADPDVRMRFQDYLDQVQKQSEIERQSTDRPKTGVFLGRWAVNPINGERLPVWAADYVLADYGHGAVMAVPAHDQRDLDFARAFDLPVKVVVDTTAPITGAIPVIELDEHGVPIDPGADEASLDEIDPAKTGIALTDDGRMINSGSLDGLSKRHAIARITEQLEAAGVGRAAKSYRLRDWLISRQRFWGTPIPMIHTEDGRIVPVPEDQLPLVLPDAQNLDLAPKGTSPLGGATEWMQTVDPETGEPALRDPDTMDTFVDSSWYFLRFLDPSDPERAFDPREADKWAPVDSYIGGVEHAILHLLYARFITKVLFDMGLVEFTEPFSSLINQGMVLLDGSKMSKSKGNLVEFEASMMDPGADVVRTAIAFAGPVEDDINWEDVSTTGAAKFLARAWRVAKDVTSEPDVVWAEGDAALRRVTHRLLADAPGLVEQTKFNVLVARLMELVNATRKAIDTGAGPADPAVREAAESTAMMLDLFAPHTAEEMWEILGYEPFVGLATWRQPDPTLLVDESVTAVVQIDGKVRATLTVPARIDAAELERLAREDSRITRSLGDREIVRVIVRAPKVVSFSTR; this is translated from the coding sequence GTGAGTCAGACCCTGCCCCCCGAGACCGACGCGCACTCCGACGGCGCGTTCGACGCGTACGCCATCCAGCAGAAGTGGCAGGCGCGCTGGTCAGAGGCCGATCCGTTCCGCGCGGGAGGGGCGGGTGACACCCGTCCGCGCAAGTACGTGCTGGGAATGTTCCCCTACCCGTCGGGCGACCTCCACATGGGGCATGCCGAGAGCTACGCGTATGTGGACATCGTCGCGCGATTCTGGCGTCACCGCGGGTACAACGTGCTCAACCCGATCGGCTGGGACTCCTTCGGTCTTCCCGCCGAGAACGCCGCGATCCAGCGCGGTGCGGATCCCCGCGAGTGGACCTACGCCAACATCGCGCAGCACAAGAAGAGCTTCCGCGAGTACGGCTCTTCGTACGACTGGTCTCGCATCCTGCACACGAGCGACCCCGAGTACTACCGCTGGAACCAGTGGCTCTTCCAGGCGCTGTACGAGCGCGGGCTCGCGTACCGCAAGGAGAGCCCCGTCAACTGGTGCCCCAACGACCAGACGGTGCTCGCGAACGAGCAGGTCGTCGACGGGCATTGCGAACGCTGCGGCGCCGAGGTCGTCAAGAAGAAGCTGACGCAGTGGTACTTCAAGATCACCGACTACGCCGACCGCCTCCTCGACGACCTGAACCAGCTCGAGGGGTTCTGGCCGCAGAAGGTGATCCGGATGCAGCGCAACTGGATCGGTCGCTCCGTCGGAGCCGACATCGAGTTCGAGATCGAGGGCCGCGATGAGCGTGTCACGGTCTTCTCCACTCGCCCCGACACGCTGCACGGCGCGACGTTCTTCGTCGTCGCGCCCGACAGCGATCTGGCCGCCGAACTCGTCGCGGGAGCAGATCCCGACGTGCGCATGCGCTTCCAGGACTACCTCGACCAGGTGCAGAAGCAGAGCGAGATCGAGCGCCAGAGCACCGACCGGCCCAAGACCGGCGTCTTCCTCGGCCGTTGGGCCGTCAACCCGATCAACGGGGAGCGACTCCCCGTGTGGGCCGCCGACTATGTCCTCGCCGACTACGGCCACGGCGCCGTCATGGCCGTTCCCGCGCACGATCAGCGCGACCTCGATTTCGCTCGTGCGTTCGACCTCCCCGTCAAGGTCGTCGTCGACACGACAGCCCCCATCACCGGCGCGATTCCCGTCATCGAGCTCGACGAGCACGGTGTCCCCATCGACCCGGGCGCCGATGAGGCGTCGCTCGATGAGATCGACCCCGCCAAAACGGGGATCGCACTGACCGACGACGGTCGCATGATCAACTCCGGTTCGCTCGACGGCCTCTCGAAGCGCCACGCGATCGCGCGGATCACGGAGCAGCTCGAGGCCGCCGGTGTCGGGCGCGCCGCGAAGTCGTACCGCCTCCGCGACTGGCTCATCTCGCGACAGAGGTTCTGGGGCACGCCGATCCCCATGATCCACACCGAGGACGGCAGGATCGTCCCAGTTCCCGAGGACCAGCTGCCGCTCGTCCTCCCCGACGCGCAGAACCTCGATCTGGCACCCAAGGGCACGTCGCCTCTCGGCGGGGCGACGGAGTGGATGCAAACGGTCGACCCGGAGACGGGCGAGCCGGCGCTGCGCGACCCCGACACGATGGACACGTTCGTCGACAGCTCGTGGTACTTCCTGCGCTTCCTCGACCCGAGCGATCCCGAGCGCGCCTTCGATCCTCGTGAGGCCGACAAGTGGGCGCCCGTCGACTCCTACATCGGCGGCGTCGAGCACGCGATCCTGCACTTGCTCTACGCGCGCTTCATCACGAAGGTCCTGTTCGACATGGGCCTCGTCGAGTTCACTGAGCCGTTCTCGAGCCTCATCAACCAGGGCATGGTGCTGCTCGACGGATCGAAGATGTCCAAGAGCAAGGGCAACCTCGTCGAGTTCGAGGCCAGCATGATGGACCCGGGCGCCGATGTCGTGCGCACCGCGATCGCCTTCGCCGGGCCGGTCGAGGACGACATCAACTGGGAGGACGTCTCGACGACAGGCGCCGCGAAGTTCCTCGCGCGCGCCTGGCGCGTCGCGAAGGATGTCACGAGCGAGCCCGACGTGGTGTGGGCGGAAGGGGATGCCGCGCTCCGCCGCGTCACCCACCGCCTGCTCGCCGACGCGCCCGGACTCGTCGAGCAGACGAAGTTCAATGTGCTCGTCGCGCGTCTCATGGAGCTCGTCAACGCGACGCGCAAAGCCATCGACACCGGTGCCGGTCCCGCCGACCCCGCCGTCCGAGAGGCTGCGGAGTCGACCGCGATGATGCTCGACCTCTTCGCGCCCCACACGGCGGAGGAGATGTGGGAGATCCTCGGCTACGAGCCGTTCGTCGGCCTTGCCACGTGGCGCCAGCCCGACCCGACTCTCCTCGTGGACGAGTCCGTCACGGCGGTCGTCCAGATCGACGGCAAGGTGCGTGCGACGCTCACGGTTCCGGCTCGGATCGACGCTGCCGAGCTCGAACGTCTCGCGCGCGAGGACTCGCGCATCACCCGATCGCTGGGCGACCGCGAGATCGTTCGTGTGATCGTGCGCGCTCCGAAGGTCGTGAGTTTCAGCACGCGCTGA
- a CDS encoding ComEA family DNA-binding protein: protein MASDPSYTDTRRRLGVGALVVLVLVVLAATVGIGILRSALAPVETISLDEPATLATAPSAGVYVHVSGAVEIPGLYVVAEGSRVVDAVAAAGGFTDEADADALNLARPVSDGEQIIVLAAGEAPAMTEAGVAGDGRVNLNTADLSDLDTLPRVGPAIAQRIIEWRESNGRFSSVDDLLAIPGIGDKMLESFRDLVTV, encoded by the coding sequence ATGGCATCCGACCCGTCGTACACGGATACCCGGCGCAGGCTGGGTGTCGGCGCGCTCGTGGTTCTCGTGCTCGTCGTCCTTGCGGCGACGGTCGGCATCGGCATCCTCAGAAGCGCTCTTGCGCCGGTCGAGACGATCTCGTTGGATGAGCCGGCAACGCTCGCGACCGCACCGTCAGCGGGTGTGTACGTGCACGTCTCCGGAGCTGTCGAGATTCCCGGGCTGTATGTGGTCGCGGAGGGATCCCGTGTGGTCGACGCCGTCGCCGCCGCGGGAGGATTCACAGACGAGGCGGATGCGGATGCTCTCAACCTCGCACGCCCTGTCAGCGACGGCGAGCAGATCATCGTGCTGGCAGCGGGCGAGGCGCCGGCCATGACGGAGGCGGGCGTGGCGGGGGACGGGCGGGTCAATCTCAACACCGCCGACCTGAGCGACCTCGACACGCTTCCGCGTGTCGGGCCGGCCATCGCACAGCGCATCATCGAATGGCGCGAATCGAACGGGCGCTTCTCGAGCGTCGACGATCTTCTGGCGATACCGGGCATAGGTGACAAGATGCTCGAGTCGTTCCGCGATCTCGTCACCGTGTGA
- a CDS encoding YaeQ family protein yields the protein MALGATIHTFDVQLADVDRGVYEDLSFRVARHPSETDAYMMTRVLAYCLEYQEGIGFSEGVSATDEPAVLIRDLTGHITAWIEVGAPDAERLHYASKLVDRTRIYTHRDPEKVRAPWAGKRIHRAEEIELHSFDPDFIAHAVGALARRNTMSLSVTERHVYLELNGTSSESDIHTLSLD from the coding sequence ATGGCCCTGGGTGCGACGATCCACACATTCGATGTGCAGTTGGCGGATGTGGACCGCGGGGTCTACGAGGATCTCTCTTTCCGCGTCGCCCGACACCCGTCCGAGACCGACGCGTACATGATGACGCGCGTGCTGGCCTACTGCCTCGAGTACCAGGAGGGGATCGGGTTCAGCGAGGGCGTTTCGGCGACGGATGAGCCGGCTGTCCTCATCCGTGACCTCACGGGGCACATCACGGCGTGGATCGAAGTCGGCGCGCCCGATGCCGAGCGGCTGCACTACGCGAGCAAGCTCGTCGATCGCACGAGGATCTACACGCATCGTGACCCGGAGAAGGTGCGCGCACCCTGGGCCGGCAAGCGGATCCACCGTGCGGAGGAGATCGAGTTGCACAGCTTCGATCCCGACTTCATCGCGCACGCCGTCGGAGCACTTGCGCGGCGCAACACGATGAGCCTCTCGGTCACAGAGCGCCACGTCTACCTCGAGCTCAACGGCACGTCGTCGGAATCCGACATTCACACGCTCAGCCTCGACTGA
- a CDS encoding ComEC/Rec2 family competence protein — MGSSTHAFTDRVRLVPVVLTSWGVALWTTHNGDAPLLSVTFWVLGVVVVLCLAVLSGLGVRRRGVRHAAAIIVLALACGAAVATHVTIGAHDRSTLAEAALDGGRAIDVRATVSGKIEHRVDGSVTFDVVVQEVTAGADARRVHGDAVIRIDPDDVSSPPGTLDVGAVVSARGSAVPGRVGARAVWELRASELEVISPASGLLGGAAALRQGLVAATSGLPDPGAGLVPGLSVGDTSAVDPTLDEAMKQSSLSHLTAVSGANCALVVGLGFLAAAGLGAGRRLRVCVGLVVLVGFVILVTPEPSVIRAATMAAIAMLALLLGRTGVGMSVLSLAVVVLLVLDPWLSGSLGFALSVAATASLLLLAKPLTLGLARWLPRSLALLLAVPLAAQLACGPLLILIEPSVPVFGVLANVIAAPAAPAATVIGLLACLTVAFPLVQSGLAAVAWIPATWIAVTADTVANLPGDLLPWIDGWLGATALALLSAACAIVTAVPSGGSLVRRGARAASAVAIAVVLGAALGSTATRTIAGGWTLPDDWSILQCDIGQGDAVLIRSHGAVALVDTGPDPEALDACLSRAGIARIDLLVLTHFDLDHVGGTEAVLGRVGTVVHGPPVDPPDDRLLDELTRGGAHLIRGAAGHEGALGEARWRVVWPPPDSPAFPSGNDASVVIDIRGGGVPASLFLGDLSESPQRALAASGELAPPYAVVKVAHHGSRDQDPGLYAEADPSIALIGVGADNDYGHPRREILDVLTVLGVVIARTDTQGITAVSARDDDVVVWHERG; from the coding sequence ATGGGGTCGTCCACGCACGCGTTCACGGACCGCGTGCGGCTCGTGCCCGTCGTCCTGACGTCCTGGGGGGTCGCCCTGTGGACGACACACAACGGCGACGCACCCCTTCTTTCTGTGACCTTCTGGGTTCTCGGTGTCGTCGTCGTTCTCTGTCTCGCGGTGCTCAGCGGCCTCGGAGTCCGACGACGGGGCGTCCGGCACGCGGCGGCGATCATCGTTCTCGCACTCGCCTGCGGTGCCGCCGTCGCAACGCACGTCACGATCGGCGCGCACGACCGGAGCACACTCGCGGAGGCGGCGCTCGACGGTGGACGCGCCATCGACGTGCGTGCCACGGTGAGCGGAAAGATCGAGCATCGCGTCGACGGATCCGTCACTTTCGATGTCGTCGTGCAGGAGGTGACGGCGGGGGCGGACGCGAGGAGGGTGCACGGCGACGCCGTCATCCGGATCGATCCCGATGATGTCTCGTCGCCCCCCGGGACGCTGGACGTCGGCGCTGTCGTCTCGGCGCGCGGGTCAGCGGTCCCCGGTCGGGTCGGTGCGCGAGCGGTGTGGGAACTGAGGGCGTCGGAGCTGGAGGTGATCTCACCGGCGTCCGGGCTGCTCGGTGGCGCCGCAGCCCTGCGTCAGGGGCTCGTCGCCGCAACGTCCGGACTTCCCGATCCTGGAGCCGGGCTCGTCCCGGGGCTCTCCGTCGGCGACACCTCCGCCGTCGATCCGACCCTCGACGAGGCGATGAAGCAATCGTCCCTGTCCCACCTCACAGCGGTATCCGGTGCCAACTGCGCGCTCGTGGTGGGTCTCGGCTTCCTCGCCGCAGCGGGACTCGGAGCGGGCAGGCGCCTGCGGGTCTGCGTGGGACTCGTCGTGCTCGTGGGCTTCGTCATCCTCGTGACCCCGGAGCCGAGCGTCATCAGGGCGGCCACGATGGCCGCGATCGCCATGCTCGCCCTCCTCCTCGGCAGAACGGGCGTCGGGATGTCGGTACTGAGCCTCGCCGTCGTCGTTCTTCTCGTCCTCGACCCCTGGTTGTCCGGTTCTTTGGGATTCGCCCTCTCCGTCGCCGCCACGGCGTCGCTCCTTCTGCTTGCGAAGCCGCTGACGCTCGGCCTCGCCCGATGGCTTCCACGGTCGCTCGCGCTGCTCCTCGCCGTACCTCTCGCGGCCCAGCTCGCATGCGGACCGCTTCTCATCCTCATCGAGCCGAGCGTTCCGGTGTTCGGCGTGCTCGCCAACGTGATCGCGGCGCCGGCGGCTCCCGCCGCGACCGTCATCGGACTCCTCGCATGTCTGACCGTCGCGTTCCCGCTCGTGCAGTCCGGACTCGCCGCCGTAGCCTGGATCCCCGCGACCTGGATCGCCGTCACGGCTGACACCGTCGCGAACCTTCCCGGCGACCTCTTGCCGTGGATCGATGGTTGGCTCGGAGCCACGGCGCTCGCATTGCTCAGTGCCGCGTGCGCGATCGTGACCGCGGTCCCCTCGGGCGGGTCGCTTGTTCGCCGTGGCGCACGCGCAGCGTCTGCCGTCGCCATCGCCGTCGTGCTCGGTGCGGCCCTCGGATCGACGGCCACGCGCACGATCGCGGGTGGGTGGACGCTGCCCGACGACTGGAGCATCCTCCAATGCGACATCGGTCAGGGAGATGCCGTCCTCATTCGTTCGCACGGGGCTGTCGCGCTCGTCGACACCGGTCCCGATCCTGAAGCGCTCGACGCGTGCCTGTCTCGGGCAGGAATCGCGCGGATCGATCTCCTGGTCCTCACGCACTTCGATCTCGACCACGTCGGCGGTACGGAGGCCGTGCTCGGTCGCGTCGGCACCGTCGTGCACGGGCCGCCCGTGGATCCACCCGACGACCGCCTGCTCGATGAGCTCACCCGGGGCGGTGCGCACCTGATCCGCGGTGCCGCGGGCCACGAGGGGGCGCTCGGAGAAGCGCGCTGGCGTGTGGTGTGGCCGCCGCCCGACAGCCCGGCGTTCCCGTCGGGCAACGACGCGAGCGTCGTGATCGACATCCGTGGCGGGGGAGTGCCCGCGAGCCTGTTCCTCGGCGATCTCTCCGAGTCCCCGCAACGTGCTCTCGCGGCATCCGGCGAACTCGCGCCTCCGTACGCCGTCGTCAAGGTCGCTCACCACGGCAGCCGCGACCAGGATCCGGGACTCTATGCAGAGGCCGATCCGTCCATCGCGCTCATCGGCGTGGGTGCCGACAACGACTACGGACACCCTCGGAGAGAGATCCTCGACGTCCTCACGGTCCTCGGCGTCGTCATCGCGCGAACGGACACACAGGGCATCACGGCCGTCTCGGCCCGCGACGACGACGTCGTCGTCTGGCACGAGCGCGGCTGA
- the holA gene encoding DNA polymerase III subunit delta: MAAAPRRSPSTSKSAIPQLSWRSPQPAPVVLVSGPEDVCAERATATLRDYLRAEDPSLEVSDLRADDYVAGSLLGVTSPSLFGEPRLVRVTGVEKCSDAFLSEALSYLAQPQEGATLVLRHTGATVRGKKLLDAIRAGTGGGVEIACPAIKRDSDKFDFAAGEFRAAQKRIVPTALRTLVSAFADDVTELAAACQQLISDVPGDITDQIVERYYGGRVETSAFTVADTAIAGRYGDALIALRHALASGADPVPLVAAIASKLRTMARVAGHRESSAALAARLGLKDWQVDRAKRDLAGWNEASLSGAIQAAARADLEVKGGSRDPVFSLERLVTVIATRAPYAS; encoded by the coding sequence ATGGCCGCGGCACCTCGACGATCACCCTCGACGTCGAAGTCGGCGATCCCTCAGCTCTCGTGGCGTTCACCGCAGCCGGCCCCTGTCGTCCTCGTCTCGGGGCCTGAAGACGTGTGTGCCGAGCGAGCGACAGCGACGCTTCGCGACTACCTGCGGGCAGAAGACCCCAGCCTCGAGGTCTCGGACCTGCGTGCCGACGACTACGTCGCAGGCTCCCTCCTCGGGGTCACGTCGCCGTCGCTCTTCGGTGAGCCACGCCTCGTCCGCGTCACCGGCGTCGAGAAGTGCTCCGACGCGTTCCTCTCCGAGGCGCTCAGCTACCTCGCGCAGCCGCAGGAGGGCGCGACGCTCGTCCTGCGGCACACCGGTGCGACGGTGCGGGGCAAGAAGCTCCTCGACGCCATCCGCGCCGGAACCGGCGGCGGCGTCGAAATCGCCTGTCCCGCGATCAAGCGCGATTCCGACAAGTTCGACTTCGCGGCGGGGGAGTTCCGCGCTGCGCAGAAGCGCATCGTCCCGACAGCGCTCCGCACCCTGGTCTCCGCTTTCGCCGACGACGTCACCGAACTCGCGGCCGCCTGCCAGCAGCTCATCTCCGACGTCCCCGGCGACATCACGGATCAGATCGTCGAGCGGTACTACGGAGGCCGTGTCGAGACGTCCGCCTTCACGGTCGCCGACACCGCCATCGCGGGTCGCTATGGCGACGCACTCATCGCTCTCCGCCACGCGCTCGCCTCGGGCGCCGACCCCGTGCCCCTCGTCGCTGCCATCGCGTCGAAGCTCCGCACGATGGCGCGTGTCGCCGGACACCGCGAGTCATCCGCGGCGCTTGCTGCACGACTCGGCCTCAAGGACTGGCAAGTCGACCGCGCCAAGCGCGATCTGGCCGGGTGGAACGAAGCATCCCTCAGCGGCGCGATCCAAGCCGCAGCGCGCGCCGACCTCGAGGTCAAGGGCGGCTCCCGCGATCCGGTGTTCTCCCTCGAACGCCTCGTCACCGTCATCGCGACGCGCGCCCCCTACGCATCCTGA
- the rpsT gene encoding 30S ribosomal protein S20 translates to MANIKSQIKRNKTNDKAHERNKAVKSALRTEVRRTREAVAAGDKAAAEKALATATKKLDKAVSKGVIHENQAANRKSAIAKQVAAL, encoded by the coding sequence GTGGCCAACATCAAGTCGCAGATCAAGCGCAACAAGACCAACGACAAGGCGCACGAGCGCAATAAGGCCGTCAAGAGCGCCCTTCGTACCGAGGTGCGCCGCACCCGCGAGGCCGTCGCCGCCGGCGACAAGGCCGCCGCAGAGAAGGCACTCGCGACCGCGACGAAGAAGCTCGACAAGGCCGTGAGCAAGGGCGTCATCCACGAGAACCAGGCTGCGAACCGCAAGTCTGCGATCGCGAAGCAGGTCGCCGCTCTCTGA
- a CDS encoding alpha/beta fold hydrolase, whose translation MTVQVVLVHGIRTSASMWRVQAAHLRDRGIPVTAVDLPGHGSRMAEVFTLDEAFATIDRAVRAAALEGPVLLAGHSMGGLLSIDYVGAENPPPVAGFIAASCTAIPRGAGLATYRFLARRFDALPDRGMWLTQRMLAATLPEETRADFGAGGYAFDAQDVALRSLSVLDLLTALARIDVPLWFINGQYDQLRVNERLFTSIAPHAELIVVPRTSHLVTAMRPRVFNALLDLAIATIDARGDLPTASRS comes from the coding sequence GTGACGGTTCAAGTCGTGCTCGTGCACGGGATCCGTACGTCCGCCTCCATGTGGCGTGTGCAGGCCGCCCACCTCCGCGATCGCGGGATTCCTGTCACAGCGGTCGATCTTCCGGGGCACGGATCGCGCATGGCCGAGGTCTTCACCCTCGACGAGGCGTTCGCAACGATCGACAGGGCGGTCCGTGCGGCAGCTCTCGAAGGTCCGGTGCTCCTCGCCGGGCACTCGATGGGCGGTCTCCTGAGCATCGATTACGTCGGAGCAGAGAATCCCCCGCCCGTGGCCGGATTCATTGCGGCATCCTGCACCGCGATACCGCGGGGGGCGGGCCTGGCGACCTACCGCTTCCTCGCTCGGAGGTTCGACGCGCTGCCGGACCGCGGAATGTGGCTGACGCAGCGAATGCTCGCCGCGACTCTCCCCGAGGAGACACGCGCGGACTTCGGAGCGGGCGGATACGCCTTCGACGCTCAGGACGTCGCTCTGCGGAGCCTCTCGGTGCTCGACCTCCTCACGGCCCTCGCACGCATCGACGTTCCGCTGTGGTTCATCAACGGTCAGTACGACCAGCTTCGCGTCAACGAACGCCTCTTCACGTCGATTGCCCCGCACGCCGAGTTGATCGTCGTACCGCGCACGTCTCATCTCGTGACGGCGATGCGCCCGAGGGTCTTCAACGCGCTGCTCGACCTCGCCATCGCGACGATCGACGCTCGGGGCGACCTGCCGACCGCGTCTCGTTCGTGA
- a CDS encoding pyridoxal phosphate-dependent aminotransferase → MPEIAPHVDRMPGSGVRHILERALQRPDTIILAVGEPGEVVGVTVRDAAAAAWHEGDIRYTPNGGITPLREAIVEKLARENDLAVDVEQVWVTVGATQALHMAMAMTLAKGDEVLVPDPGYTTFTMNAHLLQATPVPYPLRAERFFQPDLDELESLVTPRTRAIIVNTPSNPLGSTFDRTTLEAILDLARRHDLWVISDEVYERFTWSVPHVSLTSLDSDDRVLTVFSMSKTYAMTGARVGWLVTPPGWRPAMLRVQESIVSCVDAPSQRAALAALTGDQSDVERAAAHYRDNLIEATRLLDDRGIHYLPPTGAFYLWIDVAHASGGDVVAWCERFLDEQGVAVAPGSAFGASGEGWVRVCVASARGPLLEGLRRLPAPA, encoded by the coding sequence ATGCCCGAGATCGCCCCGCACGTCGACCGGATGCCGGGTTCCGGCGTGCGACACATCCTCGAACGCGCGCTGCAGCGCCCGGACACCATCATCCTGGCTGTCGGGGAACCTGGCGAGGTCGTCGGCGTGACAGTGCGGGATGCCGCGGCGGCGGCGTGGCATGAGGGGGATATCCGGTACACCCCCAACGGCGGCATCACGCCGCTTCGCGAGGCGATCGTCGAGAAGCTCGCTCGCGAAAACGATCTCGCGGTGGATGTCGAGCAGGTGTGGGTCACGGTCGGCGCGACCCAGGCGCTCCACATGGCGATGGCCATGACGCTCGCGAAGGGCGACGAAGTCCTCGTCCCCGACCCGGGCTATACGACCTTCACGATGAATGCCCATCTGCTACAGGCGACCCCAGTGCCGTATCCACTCCGCGCGGAGCGGTTCTTCCAGCCCGACCTCGACGAGCTCGAGTCGCTCGTCACACCCCGCACGCGCGCGATCATCGTCAACACGCCCTCGAACCCGCTGGGCTCGACGTTCGACCGTACGACGCTCGAGGCAATCCTCGACCTCGCCCGACGGCACGACCTGTGGGTGATCTCCGACGAGGTCTACGAGCGATTCACCTGGAGCGTTCCGCACGTGAGCCTCACGTCGCTCGACTCCGACGATCGCGTCCTCACCGTCTTCTCGATGTCGAAGACGTACGCGATGACCGGCGCGCGAGTCGGATGGCTCGTGACGCCGCCCGGCTGGCGCCCCGCCATGCTCCGCGTGCAGGAGTCGATCGTCAGTTGCGTCGACGCCCCGTCGCAGCGTGCCGCTCTGGCCGCGCTCACAGGCGACCAGTCCGATGTCGAGCGGGCCGCGGCGCACTATCGCGACAATCTGATCGAGGCGACCCGGCTGCTGGACGACCGCGGCATCCACTACCTCCCGCCGACGGGGGCCTTCTACCTCTGGATCGACGTCGCGCACGCATCAGGGGGCGACGTCGTCGCGTGGTGCGAACGGTTCCTCGACGAGCAGGGCGTCGCCGTCGCTCCGGGATCCGCGTTCGGCGCATCAGGCGAAGGATGGGTGCGCGTGTGCGTCGCGAGCGCTCGAGGTCCGCTCCTCGAAGGCCTCCGACGACTACCCGCTCCGGCGTGA